A region of the Desulfobacter postgatei 2ac9 genome:
ATTAACTTCTACAAACGGTGCAAAACCCTCCTGTTTCACAGGATGGATAAATATTGCGTCATTGATGGAATTGAAAAAGGTCTTGATTCTTTTCGATTGTACGACAAGTTTGTCCTTCGCCGATTTAGATTCGGTAATATCCATAACATTGCCGACGATTTTTTCAACTTTATCTCCTTTCCAAATAGGTTCGGCCACAGTTTTAATCCATTTTTTTTCCCCTGACGATTTCTGGAATTCAAATTCCAGGTCATAGCCAATCCCTTTCTTTTCACATTGATGGAAAGCCGACAATATTTTAGGTCGGTCTTCAGGATTATAGCATTCAAGACTTGCATTAATATGCTCAGACGAACCGGATTCATACTGAGTGGGTTCAAATCCATGCAGCCGATACAACTCTTTTGTCCAATACATCTTTTGGTCTTCTACATTCCACTCCCATCCACCTGTTTTTGCCAAGCGTTGAGCATTATCAAGCAGTTTTTGGCTGCGTTCTAATTTATCAGATGTCCGTTTGCTTTCGGTAATATCAGTGATGATGTGAATAAACGTTGAGGGCTTTGCCGTAGAATCGAAAATCGGATCTACAATGACCTCAAACCATCTCTCATTAATTTGGATCTCAATAGATTCTTGTTGCAGAGTTTGACGGGCTTTTATAAGAGGACACTCTTTAACCGGCTGGTCGGCACCATGCACAATTTGCCAGCATTTTTTCCCGATTATCTCTAAATTGCTTCGATTGAATAAACGCTCGGCAGCATTGTTCGATTTTAAGATGCAGTGATCTTTATCAATAATCCAAACGGCAGACTTCATGGCGTTGAATATTCCTCATTTCACCACTTTCCCGGCGGTGTTTAATTCCATTATTTTTCCTGAATGAAGGTTGAGGTGGTTATTATTACAGCTGAAGACCTAACTTTTCTTTGATGGTTTGGATACCCATCTTTTCAACAAAACGGGAGGTTCTGTTTTGGGCCGGGGCTGTTTCACAGTAAAGGTCGAGAAATTTTTGGCAAAGCGCAAGGGCTTTTTGGATGGAGAGCTCTTTGGCCAGCTCATCACCGATTCTGGGTTTCATGCCGGAATTACCGCCCACAAACATACGCCAGCCTGTGGGCGTACCGATGAATCCGATATCCCGGAGGCGGGATTCTGCGCAGCTAAAGGTGCAGCCGGAAATGCCCAGTTTGATTTTGGCCGGTGTTGGAATGGCGCCATATTTTTCCTCAAGGATTTGGGCAAGGCCCATGGCATCCTGCTTGGCAAATTTACACCAATCCGTCCCCGGACATGCCTGGACATAGTGTCCGCCGCTTCTGAACGGCATGGCGTCACACAGGGCATGAATCTTTTCCCTGCTGAGTCCGTAAAAGCCAATGCGCTGTCCCGAGGTCAGCTTTACCATCGGCACCTCGTAGGCCCGGACAAGTTCAGCCATTTTTTCCAGATCCCGGGCGCTGAGTTTTCCGGAAGGCGGTGTGATGCGGGCAGCAAAGGTTTTACCGTCCCGTTGCAGAAATACACCGGCGGGAAGATCTTTTTCTTGTGACATATCTGGTCTCCAGGGGTTTTGTTACAGCTTGCAGGCTGTTGGTTTCGGCAAAACATTCGAGGGAATATAATTCGATATGTATCAAATTCAAGGGTCAAGTCTCTTTTGGTCTTGGTTTGTCGCAATTACCAAACAAGCTGTATGTATATTTAAAACCGAATTCAAGACACCCCTGCAACGATATCCCACAAAGCACGGACCCGGGGATTGGAAAGGTTTGTATTCCGTGTGCAAAGGGCTATTTCATAAGGGGGCAGTTCCGGCATGTTGTCCAGTACAACAATATCCCGGTAAAGTTGGCTTTTTTCCAGAACCAGGCGTGGCACAAATCCGATACCGAATCCCAGGTTGACCAGGGCGATAATGGCTTCATGGCCCGTGACCTGGGAGTAAATGCGCGGTAGCACGGAATTTTCCACAAACCACCGATCAATACGCTCCCGGCTTAAGCCTTTATCCGCAAGAATCAGGGGTATTTTTTCCCAGTTTGGCTCCTTTTTGCTGTTTCTTACCAGCACATCGGGATAATGCCCGGCCCCGATAAAAACCAGGGGGCTGACCGCCATGTTTAAAAAACTGATCTGGGTTCCGGGTTTTTCCGGCAGGGCGGCAATGACTGCATCTGCATCCCGGTTCATCAGTCGATCTATCGCCTGGGCCGGGTCTCCTGTTTCAAGGTGAATCTGCACCCTTGGGTGCATGGCGCGATAGCGGGGAATAAATCTGGGCAGGATACTGTATGCGGCGGTCACCGAGCAGTAAATTGAAAGCTGGCCGGACAGGATTGCATCCTTTGATAATTCTCCCTGGAGTCGTTCAAACCGGCCAAGCACATCTTCGGCATATTTTTTAAAGGCCTGTCCGGCATAGGTCAACTCCACACAGCGGTTGCTCCGGATAAAAAGCTGTTTTCCCACATCCGTTTCCAGACGCTGGATTACCCGGGTCAGGGCTGACGGTGAAATATTGCATGCCTGGCTTGTCCGGGAGAAGTGTACAGAGCCGGCCAGGTGGTGGAATAATTCAAGGGTGCGGATATCCATCTCTTGTTTTTGCCTCAATTATGGTGACGCATTGTCATATCAAATATTTTAAAAGTTTGTTTCGATGTTTGCAATACTAAATTGCAAATGATTCATTTGACGCAACGATAGTTTTAAGCCATTTTATTCACAACATTTACCTGTTGTTTGGACGAGAAGTTGCCCATCTTCGGCGTCGCAGATGAGTGACTTGTCGTTCAGAAACTAAAATTAAGGAGACAATATATGGGCATCAACTATTTCAACACTCTGCCATTGCGGCTGCAACTTGAAGAACTCTCCCAGTGCCGCTTCATGGACCCTTCCGAATTTAACGGGGTTGAGGCACTCAAGGGGAAAAAAATTGTGATCGTGGGATGCGGGTCCCAGGGGCTGCACCAGGGCCTGAATTTAAGGGACAGCGGCCTGGATGTCTCCTATGCATTAAGAGAAGCCGCCATTTCCGGGAAACGGCAATCCTGGAAAAATGCCACGGAGAACGGCTTTGCCGTGGGTACCTATGAACAGATGCTGCCGACGGCAGATCTGGTCATCAACCTGACCCCGGACAAACAGCACTCCAATGTCATTGAATCCGTCATGCCTTTGATGAAAAAGGATGCCTGCCTTTCCTATTCCCACGGGTTTAATATTGTTGAAGAGGGCATGCAGATCAGAAAAGACCTCACTGTTATCATGGTGGCTCCCAAATCCCCGGGAACCGAAGTAAGGGAAGAGTACAAAAGAGGCTTTGGCGTGCCCACCCTGATTGCCGTACACCGGGAAAACGATCCCAGAGGGGAGGGCCTTGAACTTGCCAAAGCTTATGCGGCCGGCACAGGCGGTCACAAGGCCGGTGTTTTGCAGTCCTCATTTGTGGCTGAGGTAAAATCGGATCTCATGGGCGAGCAGACCATTTTATGCGGGGTTCTGCAAACCGGCGCGCTGCTGTGCTATGACAAGATGATTGACAGCGGCATGGATGAAGGATACGCATCCAAACTGGTTCAGTATGGCTGGGAAACCGTGACCGAAGCCCTGAAACACGGCGGCATCACCAACATGATGGACAGGCTGTCCAATCCGGCTAAAATCAAGGCCTTTGAATTAAGCCAGCAGCTCAAGGCGCTCTGGACACCTTTGTACAACAAGCACATGGACGACATCATGACAGGTACGTTTTCAAAAACCATGATGGAAGACTGGGCCAATGATGACGCCAATCTGCTCAAATGGCGGGCCCAGACCCAGGATACGGCCTTTGAAAAATCAACGTCCCAGGAGGCAGACATCCCGGAGCAGGAATATTTTGACAACGGCATTCTCATGGTGGCCATGATCAAGGCTGGCGTGGAACTGGCTTTTGATACCATGGTGTCAGCCGGCATTATTGCCGAATCCGCCTATTACGAATCCCTGCATGAGGTGCCCCTGATCTCTAACCTCATTGCCAGGAAAAAACTGTATGAAATGAACGTGGTGATTTCAGATACTGCCGAATATGGCTGCTATCTGTTTTCCCATACCGCGGTGCCCCTGCTTAAAGATTTCATGGCAGGCCTTGATACTGATGTGATCGGCAAGGGCCTGGCGCTTGAAGACAACAGCGTGGACAACATCCGCCTGATCCAGGTTAATGATGCCATCCGTAACCATCCTGTGGAAATAGTGGGTAAAAAACTGCGTGGATATATGGGGGCCATGAAAGCTCTGCGCTAACCAGTGTCCTTTTAACAAATAGCTTTTTTGTCCAATTTCCGGTTAAATGAACCGGACACGCCGGTTATTTGTAACGTTCACGGCGGCTGAGCCGCCGTGAATCGCGGTGCTGACTTCGCGATTTTTTAAAGAAGATGATATGCTTTTAAGAAAAAAATGATGACGAGTAAAAACGACAAATATATCGGTAGATACAAGATCAACGCATTTCTCGGCAGTGGCACCATGGGCCGGATTTATCGCGTCACCATCCCGGTGCTTGAAAAAACGGCTGCTTTAAAATTGTTCACCCCCAGCCGGGCCTTGATTGAAAAGGTCGGTTTAACATGCCTCAGAGAGCAGTTTATTCATGAGGCAGCGGTGATTGCAAATATCCGGCATCCCAATGTGGTGGGCATCTGGAGTCTTGAAGAGAGAGCAAATGAATTGTTTTACCTGATGGAATATTACTGCCGGAATCTAGGACAACTCATTGGAGAATCCTATTGGGCAGACAGGCCCTCCAGAAAGGTGTCCGTTGACAAAGCCTGCCATTACCTGACCCAGATTGTTGAAGGGCTTTGCCGCCTGCACGAGGCGGATATCATTCACCGGGATATAAAACCCTTTAATATCATGATTGCAGATACGGGAACGGTGAAGATTGTTGATTTTGGTCTTTCCAAACGCAGGGGTGAAAAACAATTTTTTTGTGCAGAAAAACTTACCATCGGCACACCGTTTTATAGTGCTCCGGAACAGATTGATTCTCCTGAAACCGTGGATCAAAGAGCAGACCTGTATTCTGCCGGGGTGATCCTTTACCGGATGGTAACAGGTCATCTGCCCGATAAAAATCCAGCCCAGCCCAGTGAATTAAATCCGCAATTGGATGGCAACTGTGACCGGTTCATTCTCAAGGCCATTGCCCCTCATCCGGATGACCGGTTTCAGACAGCGGAGGCAATGTCGGATGGATTAAAGGCGTTTTCCGTACAATATAAGAATGCCAGACAGGGAGAATGTTTTGCGCCGGATGAAATTTTTCAGGAAAAAAAAACGGCTCCCCGGATCAAACCCACGCTCCCCATCAGATCCGAATCGTCCAGAATACTTGCAAAGGACGCCGGCAAGGTTTTCAATCTGGATGATTTAAACCAGCCATTGGTCTTTGTTGAAAATGCGTTTCAAAAAATAAGTGATACCACGGTGATAGACCATGCCACCAATCTGGTCTGGCAGCAATCGGGTTCGCGCTATCCCATGATGTGGGATCAGGCCCAACGTTATATTCAACTGCTGTCCGAATCCGGATTCGGCGGACGTCAAAATTGGCGAATGCCCACCATCAACGAGATACTGTCACTGGTTAACCCAAAGCATGATGACGATTTTTGCATGGAACACGTATTTTCACCCGATCAAAAGTGGCTCTGGAGCAGTGATACCCGTTCAAAAAGAGCTGTCTGGACCGTGGATGCTCAAATGGGATTTGTAAACTGCAGCGATCTTTTTGATTATAATTTTGTCAAAGGGGTCTGTTCTGTAAAATAAAGAAAAGAGGCACTTATTTTTTTATGTCCGGATCTACTGCCTGGGCGTATTTAAACGGCAGGCCTGCGGCCAGTATTTTCCGGGCGGCTGTTTGATTGTCATAGTCTATATACCGGATGTCCAGACAATATTTTTCCGTATCCCAGATCACATATTTGGCTCTTGGGTCGCCGTCACGGGGCTGGCCGACACTGCCGACATTCACCATATATTTTTTATTTTTGTCAAGCTGAGTCAACCCCGGATTCAATGGTTGAACCTGAATGTCGCGATCTTCAGGGAAAACAAGGCTTAATCTGTGGGTATGCCCTAAAAAACAGATGGATTCTTTTATCTGCCCAAACGCATGGCGCAATTCAGAGTTGGGGATTTGGTGAAGATAATGCCGAACGGAATCCGGCCAGAACCCATGGACAAAAAAAGCCTGATACTGAGAAAGATTGACGGGTAATCCCTTTAAATAGTCAATAGATGATGGTGACAATTTGGACAGGGTGGCATCCAGCGATTTTTTTGTATCCCCGATATACCATTTATACACTTTTTCATTGATACAGGCCAGTTCATGATTGCCAAGAATAGATGGTATCCTGCTTGCGATTATCTGCTGGATAACCGCCTCGCTATCAGCGCCGTATCCGATATTATCGCCCAGGGAAATAATTTTATTGATCGCCTGAAGTTCCATATCTTTAAGCACGGTTTTAAATGCTTCTATATTACCATGAATGTCTGAAATGACGGCGATTCGCATATTGTTCCCATGTTTGTTTTAATCAAAAATAAATTTAGCATGATGGATGAATTTTAACAACATTACTGTTTTTTGTGTTTTATTCGGATGTCTCTTTTTAAACGGTTGTTTGTTGAAACTACAATTTCAAAAAGGGCTTGTATTTAAATATTATGCTTGCTATCCTGTTGTTACTCTTCATCGTAGCTATCTGAATATGCACCAATAATTGTTGTACTTGAATAACAACTGCCCTTCTCTCTTAATAGTGCTGACCTGGTAGCCTTAGGTGGAATCAGGAGAAAAAATAATCAAATTAAAAGCAAGAGCATCCCTTGGGCTGGTTAATGCTTCTTTCCAGTGTAAAGAGGCTATTTATGAATTTTTCACTTTAACCTGATGGAGGTATTTATGAAAAAAGGATTGTTTTATTTGTTTTTAATGGTTGTATTGGCAATCGTACCAACGCTTCTTATGGCTCAAGAGCTTAGCCCTATAGAGCAACTCGGCAAGGCTCTTTTTTTTGACGAAAATCTTTCCGTTAACGGAAAGATGTCCTGTGCAAGCTGTCACGCTCCTGAAACTGGGTTTACCGGACCTGATTCACTTATCAATGCAGGCCCAGCGGTTTATAATGGGACGATTCATACCCGGGCGGGTAACCGGAAACCCCCGACAGCTGCTTATGGCGGCGAGAGTCCTGTATTGGACTATCACGACGCTGATGAGGCATGGGTCGGCGGTATGTTCTGGGACGGAAGAGCTTCAGGATGGGTACTCGGTGATCCTTTAGCCGAGCAGGCCATGGGGCCATTCCTGAATCCTGTAGAGCAAGCTGCTCCCAATATGTTACTTATTGTGCTTAAGGTGGCCATTTCGGACTATGCCGGGCTTTTCGAAGAAGTATGGGGGCCTGGAACTCTCGATTTTAAATATATAAAACAGAATACTTACGATGTTTATGTGATGATCGCTCAATCCATCGCTGCTTATGAAAGATCCGAGGAGGTGAATCCTTTCACCTCAAAATTCGATTATTATCTGAAAGGCCAAGTAGAGCTTACAGCCCAAGAGCAACGGGGGCTTTCGCTTTTTAATGACGACAAGAAGGGCAACTGCGCTGCTTGTCATCCTAGCAGCGGCGACAAACCATTGTTTACTGATTTTACATACGATAATCTTGGAGTACCTAAAAAACCTGAGAATCCTTTCTATTCTCAGCCGAAAAAAATCAATCCGGATGGCGAGGACTGGGTTGATTTGGGGCTTGGGGGATTTCTTGGTGATTCCGATCAGAATGGAAAGCAGAAAGTCCCCACCCTTCGAAATGTGGATAAGAGGCCGGAGGAAGGTTTTGTTAAAGCATATGCACACAACGGTTTTTTTAAATCTTTAGAAGAGATTGTCCATTTTTACAACACAAGAGATGTTAACGCGTGGCCGGACCCGGAAGTCGAGGTGCATGTCAACACCGATGAACTGGGAGATTTAGGTCTGACTCCAGAGGAAGAGGCCGATATTGTTGCGTTTCTAAGAACGCTATCAGACGGATACACACCCTGAAAATTAACCTTTGAGAGAGGGCTGTAGGGGTAAATTGACCAAAACAGCCGATTTACGAAAGACAGGATTTCCACATCCTGTCTTTTTTCATTTGGCTCTGTTTTCCTTTAATTGATTTTCAACATCGAATCATATGCAGTGGTCTTATGTCGCATCCATGCAATTACAGCAGCTTGAGCTCTCTTATTAATAGGAATAAGCTGGGTCCTATCAACGGTTCCGCTGCCCACAGGGGTTGCGTGGGTGGTTATGATTTTTCCAAGGCGTTGGGCCTCTTTTTCATACCTGGGGTGGAAATTCAAAAACTTGATGATTTGATCATTAAATTTTTGTGTATAGGCGTTTTGCTTGGCCTCTCTTCGTGCCAGTTCCCGCTTTCGCTCATTGGCATAGACTGGCGTTGCCCTCTTATCCGCCACTTCCTGTTTTGCGGCCCGGATATTGTCAGCGGGAGCCCAGATCCCTTTTGAAATCATCCGTCTGCGGTATTGTGCCTTAACTCATTTAAGTCCATGGAAAAATTGTTTTTAATTTGGGTAATCAACCATCCTTGAATGTTAATACGAAGCTTCATTGCTTTTACACCCGGCTTCTTCTTCATCTAATTGACGGGCATACTCAGCGATCTTCTCCAATTGTGTTATAATCTGGTTTAAAGACCCGATTACGGCTTCTTCGCCGTGATCCAATGACATCCGACGAGTGATTTGTTCTAAAAGCTTGTCATACCCCTTGATGCCGCCACCCATTGACTCTGAATTTTTGGCGTGGATTGCAAGGTCAATAACCGTGGACACTTCGTCCTTATTCATCCGGTCGGGATAAGTGGCTTTTTGCGTTATCTTTAAATCGTTAAAAAAGGCCATGATATTGGGGTAAAAATCGTCTTGCATCGTTAATTCTCCTGTGCAATGGGTG
Encoded here:
- a CDS encoding cytochrome-c peroxidase produces the protein MKKGLFYLFLMVVLAIVPTLLMAQELSPIEQLGKALFFDENLSVNGKMSCASCHAPETGFTGPDSLINAGPAVYNGTIHTRAGNRKPPTAAYGGESPVLDYHDADEAWVGGMFWDGRASGWVLGDPLAEQAMGPFLNPVEQAAPNMLLIVLKVAISDYAGLFEEVWGPGTLDFKYIKQNTYDVYVMIAQSIAAYERSEEVNPFTSKFDYYLKGQVELTAQEQRGLSLFNDDKKGNCAACHPSSGDKPLFTDFTYDNLGVPKKPENPFYSQPKKINPDGEDWVDLGLGGFLGDSDQNGKQKVPTLRNVDKRPEEGFVKAYAHNGFFKSLEEIVHFYNTRDVNAWPDPEVEVHVNTDELGDLGLTPEEEADIVAFLRTLSDGYTP
- a CDS encoding protein kinase domain-containing protein; translated protein: MMTSKNDKYIGRYKINAFLGSGTMGRIYRVTIPVLEKTAALKLFTPSRALIEKVGLTCLREQFIHEAAVIANIRHPNVVGIWSLEERANELFYLMEYYCRNLGQLIGESYWADRPSRKVSVDKACHYLTQIVEGLCRLHEADIIHRDIKPFNIMIADTGTVKIVDFGLSKRRGEKQFFCAEKLTIGTPFYSAPEQIDSPETVDQRADLYSAGVILYRMVTGHLPDKNPAQPSELNPQLDGNCDRFILKAIAPHPDDRFQTAEAMSDGLKAFSVQYKNARQGECFAPDEIFQEKKTAPRIKPTLPIRSESSRILAKDAGKVFNLDDLNQPLVFVENAFQKISDTTVIDHATNLVWQQSGSRYPMMWDQAQRYIQLLSESGFGGRQNWRMPTINEILSLVNPKHDDDFCMEHVFSPDQKWLWSSDTRSKRAVWTVDAQMGFVNCSDLFDYNFVKGVCSVK
- a CDS encoding metallophosphoesterase family protein; the protein is MRIAVISDIHGNIEAFKTVLKDMELQAINKIISLGDNIGYGADSEAVIQQIIASRIPSILGNHELACINEKVYKWYIGDTKKSLDATLSKLSPSSIDYLKGLPVNLSQYQAFFVHGFWPDSVRHYLHQIPNSELRHAFGQIKESICFLGHTHRLSLVFPEDRDIQVQPLNPGLTQLDKNKKYMVNVGSVGQPRDGDPRAKYVIWDTEKYCLDIRYIDYDNQTAARKILAAGLPFKYAQAVDPDIKK
- the ilvC gene encoding ketol-acid reductoisomerase, encoding MGINYFNTLPLRLQLEELSQCRFMDPSEFNGVEALKGKKIVIVGCGSQGLHQGLNLRDSGLDVSYALREAAISGKRQSWKNATENGFAVGTYEQMLPTADLVINLTPDKQHSNVIESVMPLMKKDACLSYSHGFNIVEEGMQIRKDLTVIMVAPKSPGTEVREEYKRGFGVPTLIAVHRENDPRGEGLELAKAYAAGTGGHKAGVLQSSFVAEVKSDLMGEQTILCGVLQTGALLCYDKMIDSGMDEGYASKLVQYGWETVTEALKHGGITNMMDRLSNPAKIKAFELSQQLKALWTPLYNKHMDDIMTGTFSKTMMEDWANDDANLLKWRAQTQDTAFEKSTSQEADIPEQEYFDNGILMVAMIKAGVELAFDTMVSAGIIAESAYYESLHEVPLISNLIARKKLYEMNVVISDTAEYGCYLFSHTAVPLLKDFMAGLDTDVIGKGLALEDNSVDNIRLIQVNDAIRNHPVEIVGKKLRGYMGAMKALR
- a CDS encoding DUF2293 domain-containing protein → MISKGIWAPADNIRAAKQEVADKRATPVYANERKRELARREAKQNAYTQKFNDQIIKFLNFHPRYEKEAQRLGKIITTHATPVGSGTVDRTQLIPINKRAQAAVIAWMRHKTTAYDSMLKIN
- the ilvY gene encoding HTH-type transcriptional activator IlvY: MDIRTLELFHHLAGSVHFSRTSQACNISPSALTRVIQRLETDVGKQLFIRSNRCVELTYAGQAFKKYAEDVLGRFERLQGELSKDAILSGQLSIYCSVTAAYSILPRFIPRYRAMHPRVQIHLETGDPAQAIDRLMNRDADAVIAALPEKPGTQISFLNMAVSPLVFIGAGHYPDVLVRNSKKEPNWEKIPLILADKGLSRERIDRWFVENSVLPRIYSQVTGHEAIIALVNLGFGIGFVPRLVLEKSQLYRDIVVLDNMPELPPYEIALCTRNTNLSNPRVRALWDIVAGVS
- a CDS encoding NAD(P)/FAD-dependent oxidoreductase, whose protein sequence is MSQEKDLPAGVFLQRDGKTFAARITPPSGKLSARDLEKMAELVRAYEVPMVKLTSGQRIGFYGLSREKIHALCDAMPFRSGGHYVQACPGTDWCKFAKQDAMGLAQILEEKYGAIPTPAKIKLGISGCTFSCAESRLRDIGFIGTPTGWRMFVGGNSGMKPRIGDELAKELSIQKALALCQKFLDLYCETAPAQNRTSRFVEKMGIQTIKEKLGLQL